A region from the Stygiolobus caldivivus genome encodes:
- a CDS encoding transcriptional regulator: protein MKKLTTPCEDAFREVVPVLRIAIAKRLIERGIPVVKASKEVGISATTYEKQIKNKKEEVKKVISDEEINDMIESLVGRILSGQTVESTSFCILCSKSRRLFNLPPCPNL from the coding sequence GTGAAGAAGTTAACTACACCTTGTGAGGACGCGTTTAGAGAGGTTGTACCAGTGCTTAGGATAGCAATAGCTAAGAGGCTTATAGAAAGAGGAATCCCAGTAGTAAAGGCTTCGAAAGAAGTAGGTATCTCTGCCACTACTTATGAAAAACAGATAAAGAATAAGAAAGAGGAAGTAAAGAAGGTCATTAGTGACGAAGAAATTAACGATATGATCGAGTCACTCGTAGGCAGGATACTTAGTGGTCAAACAGTGGAGAGCACGTCGTTCTGTATACTCTGTTCTAAGTCTAGGAGGTTATTTAACTTACCTCCGTGTCCGAATCTTTAA
- a CDS encoding ABC transporter ATP-binding protein, with the protein MMVKGLRVKFGDKVVIDELSFELKKGVTLLLGPNGSGKTTLLRTLIGMIKPDGGELFLERGILSYSPSEFFSPQMKTYEVLTAGKRKGDYDKYVKLLGIERLLERDFYTLSSGEKRLVLVAKALSEGNLVLMDEPFSYVDFANKYKLVQIINQLRDEKQFLIAVHELEMVNYADEVIVLNRGRVNFKGRPELLTEELLSSVYNFKVRKLKVGGMTFFTPDL; encoded by the coding sequence ATGATGGTCAAAGGGTTGAGGGTTAAGTTCGGGGACAAAGTCGTTATTGATGAGTTAAGCTTTGAGTTAAAAAAAGGGGTGACTTTATTACTGGGCCCTAACGGGTCTGGCAAGACCACGCTTTTAAGGACGTTAATTGGGATGATTAAGCCTGATGGGGGTGAGTTATTCCTTGAGAGAGGCATCTTGTCCTATTCCCCTTCGGAGTTCTTCTCGCCGCAGATGAAAACTTATGAAGTACTAACAGCCGGCAAGAGGAAGGGAGATTACGATAAGTATGTAAAACTATTAGGTATAGAAAGGCTTTTGGAAAGGGACTTTTATACTTTAAGTAGCGGCGAAAAGAGGCTTGTGTTGGTAGCTAAAGCCTTGAGTGAAGGGAACTTAGTATTGATGGATGAGCCGTTCTCGTACGTGGACTTTGCTAACAAGTATAAGTTAGTCCAGATCATAAACCAGTTGAGGGACGAAAAACAGTTCCTTATAGCGGTTCACGAATTGGAGATGGTAAACTATGCCGATGAGGTTATCGTGCTCAATAGGGGCAGAGTTAACTTCAAGGGGAGACCAGAACTCCTGACAGAAGAACTCCTCTCTTCCGTCTACAACTTTAAGGTAAGAAAACTGAAAGTAGGCGGGATGACATTTTTTACACCAGACCTTTAA
- a CDS encoding FecCD family ABC transporter permease yields the protein MNKRVLGLLLFLTPIPSFLLALVVGQVVIPLNQIVHPSGLYSIIIYKIRLPTIVTAILVGVSLSISGAIMQHLLRNPIVDPYISGTASGGALGAVLSYFLFSYLTIPFLQPLMAFLFSLVSTGLTILIGKRGGIYGLVVGGVVVSYIFTSIYTILLTILEEKDPQIPPLLFWLLGEVSVVGWGQVMPLVIMTFALVSLSLFYSKTIDLVSISDEISYAHGVNPQAFRLFWLVFISLVVSYEVSLVGVIGFVGILIPHLVRKMVGGNMRDLTIYSSVLGASLMLIGNVISHAAFGTLIPVTPIIALMASPVLISLLVRLNDGQRVEG from the coding sequence GTGAACAAAAGGGTTTTAGGCTTATTGTTATTCTTAACTCCTATCCCGTCATTCCTGTTAGCCCTAGTGGTGGGTCAAGTCGTAATCCCACTTAACCAGATTGTCCACCCTTCGGGTCTGTATTCTATAATTATCTATAAAATTAGGTTGCCTACAATAGTTACCGCAATCCTAGTAGGAGTATCACTCTCAATAAGCGGTGCTATAATGCAACACTTACTCAGGAACCCCATAGTAGACCCTTATATTTCCGGCACAGCTTCAGGAGGAGCTTTGGGGGCTGTCCTCTCTTATTTCCTCTTCAGCTACTTGACAATTCCATTTTTACAGCCTCTAATGGCTTTCCTCTTCTCCCTGGTCTCAACAGGGCTTACTATCCTAATAGGTAAAAGAGGGGGCATATACGGCCTTGTAGTAGGTGGGGTAGTAGTATCTTATATCTTCACTTCTATCTACACTATCCTCCTGACTATACTAGAGGAAAAAGACCCGCAAATACCCCCACTACTATTCTGGCTTTTAGGGGAAGTGAGCGTAGTAGGGTGGGGACAAGTCATGCCGCTAGTGATAATGACCTTCGCTTTAGTGTCCTTATCCCTCTTTTACTCTAAGACTATTGACTTAGTCTCTATAAGTGATGAGATCAGTTACGCCCACGGTGTTAACCCTCAGGCGTTCAGGCTTTTTTGGCTAGTCTTTATAAGTCTCGTAGTCTCATACGAGGTATCTTTAGTCGGAGTAATAGGTTTTGTAGGAATACTGATACCCCACCTAGTCAGAAAAATGGTAGGGGGTAACATGAGGGACCTAACAATATATTCATCCGTCTTGGGTGCTTCTCTAATGTTAATCGGGAACGTGATATCCCACGCTGCGTTCGGTACATTAATCCCTGTTACCCCAATTATTGCACTAATGGCTTCTCCGGTACTTATTTCGCTTTTGGTGAGGTTAAATGATGGTCAAAGGGTTGAGGGTTAA
- a CDS encoding ABC transporter substrate-binding protein has translation MKPSVIVGVVLVLIILVSVIVYMHYFSGTQTVVPSTTTAPPKNLRIVSLAPSDTQILISLGLGKDIVGMDIYSYQLLEDLNETSLVPSNVTVFNNICPPNISGILLLHPNKVLVEYGLDAHYIPEMEKAGLPLMITNNDYALSLAQIEENIISIAESLNDTQAGMQVVKWMESQVENYTPTVSTAYFDWICSNGEAYTAGGDVFINNVLELAGGYNVFENFSGYPEVTPSKVLLADPSIIIAQSVYNYSYTMTLIKEYFTNTSAVEDGKVYIISGLAVDLLDEPGPLSVYGVIMLHKILTGQAPHYVNTTWVRTNINVSIPVY, from the coding sequence ATGAAGCCTTCGGTAATAGTCGGGGTAGTACTAGTATTGATTATTCTAGTCTCTGTTATAGTGTATATGCATTACTTTTCAGGTACACAGACAGTAGTCCCTAGTACCACGACTGCACCGCCTAAAAACCTTAGGATCGTGAGCTTGGCACCGTCTGATACGCAGATCCTAATATCTTTAGGTCTGGGTAAGGACATTGTGGGAATGGACATTTACTCTTATCAGTTATTGGAAGACCTTAACGAGACTTCGCTGGTGCCGTCAAACGTGACCGTGTTTAATAATATATGCCCGCCTAATATCTCGGGTATATTACTCCTCCACCCCAATAAGGTCCTGGTAGAATACGGTTTAGATGCTCATTACATACCCGAAATGGAGAAAGCTGGCTTACCTCTAATGATTACGAATAACGACTACGCATTATCATTAGCTCAAATAGAGGAGAACATCATTAGTATTGCCGAGTCTTTAAACGATACACAAGCTGGTATGCAGGTCGTAAAGTGGATGGAGTCCCAAGTCGAAAACTATACACCTACCGTTAGTACTGCATACTTTGACTGGATATGTAGTAACGGTGAAGCGTATACTGCGGGCGGGGACGTGTTCATTAACAACGTCTTAGAGTTAGCCGGGGGCTATAATGTTTTTGAAAACTTTTCAGGCTATCCTGAGGTAACGCCTTCAAAGGTCTTGCTTGCTGACCCTTCCATCATAATAGCTCAATCAGTCTATAACTACTCTTATACGATGACCTTAATTAAGGAGTACTTCACCAATACTTCAGCAGTAGAGGACGGTAAAGTCTACATAATATCGGGTCTGGCTGTGGACTTATTAGATGAGCCCGGTCCGCTATCGGTATACGGCGTAATAATGCTCCATAAGATCCTAACTGGTCAGGCACCACATTACGTAAACACCACATGGGTACGCACGAATATAAACGTCTCTATCCCGGTATATTGA
- a CDS encoding zinc metalloprotease HtpX → MDVLPQLKFKIYLALGLTVLSEGLVTYIITQLLNLPFIAVIPFLGVFWLVQWLISPYLVARDAVEIDGNDPYYGQVYELVKRIALASGVRPPRVFIVNAPYPNAFAYGNYVTGKRIGITRPLLNILNEEELATVIGHEIGHIKHNDVEIGMAIGLIPTVLGFVSNLLINIGWLSIIFAIDESDLILGIIMLTIGGALFVVTLTLQLFVLWFNRLRESYADLHAVKLFGRDSVYLANALAKIEIYMQNVRLDPFTGIIVTASPVKVKETDPSVLVEEWLRKKPSPFSDILSTHPDPVKRVQMIYRSAIE, encoded by the coding sequence ATGGATGTTTTACCTCAATTAAAGTTTAAGATATATTTGGCTTTAGGACTTACAGTACTATCAGAAGGGCTTGTAACTTATATTATTACTCAGTTACTTAACCTCCCCTTTATAGCCGTTATTCCGTTCCTCGGGGTATTTTGGTTAGTCCAATGGCTCATCTCACCTTACCTTGTAGCAAGGGATGCGGTAGAAATTGACGGTAATGACCCTTATTACGGTCAAGTATATGAGTTAGTAAAAAGGATAGCGTTAGCTTCTGGTGTCAGGCCCCCAAGAGTATTTATCGTTAATGCTCCTTATCCTAACGCGTTTGCTTACGGTAACTACGTGACCGGAAAGAGGATAGGGATAACAAGGCCCCTATTAAATATCCTTAACGAGGAGGAATTAGCCACAGTAATAGGTCATGAGATAGGCCACATAAAGCACAATGACGTTGAAATAGGCATGGCTATAGGACTTATACCCACGGTCCTCGGTTTTGTAAGCAACCTCCTTATAAACATCGGGTGGTTAAGCATAATTTTTGCTATAGACGAGAGTGACCTAATATTGGGCATTATAATGCTAACGATTGGTGGAGCCTTATTTGTAGTTACCCTTACTTTACAGCTATTCGTATTGTGGTTTAACAGATTAAGGGAGAGCTATGCAGACCTCCACGCTGTAAAGCTTTTCGGTAGGGACTCAGTATATCTGGCAAACGCGTTAGCTAAGATAGAAATATATATGCAGAACGTTAGGCTCGACCCATTCACCGGGATTATTGTTACAGCTTCTCCGGTGAAAGTCAAAGAGACTGACCCTTCGGTACTAGTTGAGGAATGGTTGAGAAAAAAACCTTCTCCCTTTTCAGACATACTCTCTACTCACCCTGACCCGGTGAAAAGGGTCCAAATGATCTATAGGAGTGCAATAGAGTAA
- a CDS encoding MarR family transcriptional regulator: MEGEKVTFPDGRSVEIHEFLAFMYGLSSSDVSVLHLLMTKGKKMSADEISEELNVTKASVSKSLNNLLDKGLLIREKEETEDKKKGRPGYLYWVDKNKLYEKLEKDLERLATNIREGLEEHLH, translated from the coding sequence ATGGAAGGAGAAAAAGTAACTTTCCCTGATGGTCGCAGTGTAGAAATTCATGAGTTCCTAGCCTTTATGTACGGGTTATCTTCAAGCGATGTCAGTGTACTACACCTTTTAATGACTAAAGGAAAAAAGATGTCGGCTGACGAGATATCAGAGGAGCTAAACGTGACTAAAGCTTCAGTTAGCAAGTCATTGAATAACTTACTAGATAAAGGTCTACTCATTAGAGAAAAGGAAGAAACCGAGGATAAGAAAAAAGGCAGACCGGGCTACCTATACTGGGTAGATAAAAACAAACTATATGAAAAACTGGAGAAAGACCTAGAAAGATTAGCCACAAATATTAGAGAAGGGTTAGAAGAGCATTTACATTAA
- a CDS encoding ABC transporter ATP-binding protein, which produces MIETINLTKRYRDGTIALDHLSFTTKAKNLTVLGRNGAGKTTLTRILSTQLLPTEGTASIEGLDVIKDAKRVRKIIASIPQEAHPVGMSTPYEHLLMYLTARGFSLSEASEVSRKVLKEVGLWEVKDKPSDFLSGGMKRKIFVAMALASNAELVLLDEPTVGLDPYSRTEVWSVLKESKVKLVLTTHYMEEAEELSDEVILLHKGKLIARGSVEELLSGFKNKVRVEGVGDITVGKLKITYIDKEEALKYIGKYVVKPVTLDDLFIIYSGEALED; this is translated from the coding sequence ATGATAGAAACTATTAACCTCACTAAACGTTATAGAGATGGTACTATAGCACTGGATCACCTATCATTTACCACTAAAGCGAAAAACCTTACCGTTTTGGGGAGAAACGGTGCTGGAAAGACGACCCTGACCAGAATTTTGTCCACACAACTTTTACCCACAGAAGGGACTGCTAGTATAGAAGGGTTAGACGTAATTAAGGATGCGAAGAGAGTAAGGAAGATAATCGCGTCTATACCTCAAGAAGCACATCCAGTAGGGATGTCGACACCCTACGAGCACTTACTAATGTATCTAACTGCTAGGGGTTTTTCGTTGTCCGAAGCTTCAGAGGTCTCGAGGAAGGTACTTAAAGAAGTAGGCTTATGGGAGGTAAAAGATAAACCGTCGGACTTCTTGTCCGGGGGTATGAAAAGGAAGATATTTGTAGCTATGGCTTTAGCTTCGAACGCCGAACTAGTCCTACTCGACGAACCCACTGTTGGTCTAGATCCCTATTCAAGGACTGAAGTTTGGTCTGTCTTAAAAGAGAGTAAAGTCAAGCTAGTCCTTACCACGCACTATATGGAAGAAGCAGAAGAGTTATCTGATGAGGTAATTTTACTTCATAAGGGTAAACTTATTGCTAGAGGTTCTGTAGAAGAACTACTTTCAGGTTTTAAGAATAAAGTAAGGGTCGAAGGTGTGGGAGACATAACAGTGGGGAAATTAAAGATAACCTATATAGACAAAGAGGAAGCCTTGAAGTATATCGGAAAATACGTGGTTAAGCCCGTAACTTTAGATGACCTATTTATTATCTACTCTGGTGAGGCACTTGAAGATTAA
- a CDS encoding ABC transporter permease encodes MRHLKIKFILAFARFYGYAPLTRGAVYVFSYLTVPLAELFLIYIITKGAFVKFAIAGGLITVIATNGLSFIADFAFLRLELKLQDLLVATEISAGDYILALTVSNLIYSSPGIITYLVLAFIYHLLNITNFVPALFVLLLLLLNTSALGFFIGSLIPHVRYSWGIGSIMGTLLTILPPVFYPYYLLPNTIFETVYPLPTTLASLLIQNLTGLISTKLVVQSLILLVIETALFYYLSIKFSRWVSK; translated from the coding sequence GTGAGGCACTTGAAGATTAAGTTCATATTGGCTTTTGCAAGGTTTTACGGTTACGCCCCTTTAACTAGGGGGGCAGTATACGTCTTTTCATACTTGACCGTACCTTTAGCAGAGCTCTTCCTCATTTATATAATTACGAAAGGGGCATTCGTTAAGTTTGCCATAGCCGGTGGACTAATCACAGTAATAGCTACTAACGGTCTTTCCTTTATAGCAGATTTCGCTTTTCTGAGACTTGAGTTAAAATTACAAGACCTACTAGTAGCTACAGAAATATCTGCCGGGGACTATATCCTCGCTTTAACTGTTTCTAACCTCATCTATTCCTCACCGGGGATCATAACTTATCTTGTACTAGCATTCATATACCACTTGTTGAACATAACTAACTTCGTGCCAGCACTTTTCGTCTTACTGCTATTGCTTCTTAATACCTCAGCCTTGGGCTTCTTTATAGGTAGTTTAATACCACACGTAAGGTATTCATGGGGGATAGGGTCTATAATGGGGACTTTGCTTACCATTTTACCTCCAGTATTCTACCCCTACTATTTACTGCCTAACACGATCTTTGAAACCGTATACCCTCTGCCTACGACTTTAGCCTCCTTGCTTATTCAAAATTTAACCGGTCTGATAAGCACTAAATTAGTAGTACAGAGCCTGATCTTGCTAGTTATTGAAACAGCTTTATTCTATTACCTATCAATAAAATTCAGTAGATGGGTTTCCAAATAG
- a CDS encoding DUF929 domain-containing protein — protein MAFNYFTSKTVSSDSSIIGVKVSPSVYFQLKSLSQQGYNITNTTLLEAVYPTYYTESLDYGGKPVIIFVGAEWCPFCGAEMWAFLIALDRFGNISGLKYMLSSSTDVYPNTPTFTLVNVSYSSKYLSLLAYEYQNRDHQPLQPVPQNIYELWQELGHGSIPFIYVAGLYYQVGSTVSPSLLSGKNWSYAFSQLLNLSSPLAKQVYSTANILTAEFCIADNNQPYNVCGITEIQMLEHQLISKVTGNSEMTTQIKGVLQNTPFNYGSEYNILPTTESRAIRQIFIVTIWKPIY, from the coding sequence GTGGCATTTAATTACTTCACGTCAAAGACTGTTTCATCTGATTCTTCGATTATCGGAGTAAAAGTCTCACCATCTGTATATTTTCAGTTGAAATCTTTATCCCAACAGGGGTACAATATTACTAACACAACTCTCCTTGAGGCAGTTTATCCTACTTACTACACTGAATCCTTAGATTACGGAGGAAAACCCGTAATAATATTTGTTGGAGCTGAATGGTGTCCATTTTGTGGCGCCGAGATGTGGGCTTTTCTGATTGCTTTAGATAGGTTTGGGAATATCTCTGGCTTAAAGTACATGTTATCAAGCTCTACTGATGTTTATCCTAATACTCCGACCTTTACTCTTGTAAACGTGTCTTATAGTAGTAAATACCTCTCTCTGTTAGCTTATGAATATCAAAATAGGGATCACCAACCATTACAGCCCGTCCCTCAAAATATTTACGAGCTATGGCAGGAACTAGGTCATGGTTCAATTCCATTCATATACGTGGCGGGGCTCTATTATCAAGTAGGTTCTACAGTTAGTCCTTCACTGCTGAGCGGAAAGAATTGGAGCTATGCTTTTTCCCAGCTCTTAAACCTTTCTTCACCCCTAGCTAAACAAGTGTATTCAACGGCAAACATTTTAACCGCTGAGTTCTGTATAGCCGATAATAACCAGCCCTATAACGTGTGTGGGATAACCGAAATACAAATGTTAGAGCACCAGCTGATAAGTAAAGTGACTGGGAATAGTGAAATGACGACCCAAATTAAAGGTGTTCTCCAAAATACCCCTTTTAACTACGGGTCGGAATATAACATATTACCCACTACCGAGAGTAGAGCGATCAGGCAGATTTTCATAGTAACTATTTGGAAACCCATCTACTGA
- a CDS encoding 4Fe-4S binding protein: MANDTTTLILLLSSVLISVGEGITYIKNYKRPSLRINFLKILVLLTEGLIISTILLVLTILSNINILWIISLDFIYLFSVFLMSSKFSPIKGEEKSINNIKVALPLLFLPFATALFLSSDILIYTDQFQPSLGLYDPVWNAISYFVTITGSQWLLVIFGSFFTPLVVHKILSSRSRGNKIRLTLMLLAYWIYSTYLPNFSPVSSIFPYIPYSWFNGFGTFGPLAPSLLIGALGTYAVTAVLSFLFGSRQICSVTCTAPFMLQGTVIGDMKVFNRTAKVGKKMLTSRLSTWYKVVTAAVWVMLLAFATVSLLDQLGYTNFYILGNDPTVLYVAVYFNLLWYLQFLLIPFVGNYSCVNMGICTWGSFNQLFGRLGFFRLKVRDTQTCLNCKTVDCAKACPVGITDMRAAFIKKGELRSFKCIGTGECIESCPHDNIFIYDFRNWLKENYKKQMK, translated from the coding sequence ATGGCTAATGATACTACTACTCTAATCCTCCTTTTAAGTAGCGTATTGATCTCAGTAGGTGAAGGAATAACTTACATAAAGAATTATAAAAGACCATCGCTTAGGATAAATTTCTTAAAAATTTTAGTATTATTAACAGAAGGGCTAATCATATCTACTATACTATTAGTCTTAACAATCTTATCAAATATTAACATATTGTGGATAATTTCTCTAGATTTTATATATTTGTTTTCTGTATTCCTTATGTCAAGCAAATTCTCACCTATTAAAGGGGAAGAAAAGAGTATAAACAACATCAAAGTAGCCTTACCCCTCTTATTCTTACCTTTTGCTACAGCGTTGTTTTTATCAAGCGATATACTGATCTACACAGACCAGTTCCAACCATCTCTAGGCTTATACGACCCCGTGTGGAATGCAATATCTTATTTTGTTACAATTACTGGAAGTCAATGGTTGTTAGTTATATTTGGTTCTTTCTTTACACCTCTGGTTGTCCACAAAATCCTATCATCAAGGAGTAGGGGCAATAAGATAAGGTTGACATTAATGCTTTTAGCTTACTGGATTTACAGCACATATTTACCTAACTTTTCTCCTGTCTCTTCAATTTTCCCCTACATCCCATATTCATGGTTTAACGGGTTTGGGACTTTTGGTCCATTAGCTCCGTCCTTACTCATAGGGGCGTTAGGCACTTACGCAGTAACAGCAGTTCTGTCTTTTCTCTTCGGTTCGAGGCAAATATGTTCAGTGACTTGTACGGCACCTTTCATGCTACAAGGAACTGTTATAGGGGACATGAAGGTCTTTAACAGGACAGCTAAGGTCGGAAAAAAGATGCTAACTAGTAGGCTCTCTACATGGTATAAGGTAGTTACAGCAGCAGTATGGGTAATGCTTTTAGCCTTTGCCACAGTTTCTTTGTTAGACCAGTTAGGCTATACCAACTTTTATATATTGGGTAACGACCCTACAGTACTATACGTGGCGGTTTACTTTAATTTACTATGGTACTTACAATTTCTACTAATACCCTTTGTAGGTAATTACAGCTGTGTAAATATGGGTATTTGTACATGGGGGAGCTTCAACCAATTATTCGGGAGGCTTGGGTTTTTCAGGCTAAAGGTAAGAGATACACAGACTTGCCTTAACTGTAAGACAGTTGATTGTGCTAAAGCGTGTCCGGTAGGGATCACAGATATGAGGGCAGCATTTATTAAAAAAGGTGAGTTAAGGTCGTTTAAGTGTATAGGTACTGGAGAATGTATTGAATCATGCCCGCATGATAACATATTTATCTATGATTTCAGGAATTGGCTAAAGGAAAATTATAAAAAGCAAATGAAATAA
- a CDS encoding MFS transporter, with amino-acid sequence MRGIPILIARAIYGISWFFLSPYLPYLIKSLDAPPYFTNLVPISFFASAAIMQVPAGIISTKLGMKKTYTLGLIIMGIGDSLIGLSPNIYTVLAFYAMTGFGASFFFSSAGGTLAVVNEGKVATVLGLYNAMFAVGGIIGLNWGFLDALLGFSYASLFLGAVTVVMGFLNWFSVYPNNKPDFRVIKDLRVVVIALATSGVWGAYYVVSEYFPSFTYYVLGKSAILTGSVSSVLLLSSVLGGTLTGLFENKDKVKGIVFTGILGVLPSILLYTDFYEIGLFIMGLFNELCISIIYSLVVNFVKSQNSSLSLAVVNAIQIGVGMNELLLPSITGFYVWVAVSIVSIIPLLLLLVVWR; translated from the coding sequence TTGAGAGGCATCCCCATCCTGATTGCACGAGCTATTTACGGTATAAGCTGGTTCTTTCTTTCACCCTACTTGCCTTATCTTATAAAAAGTTTAGACGCACCTCCTTATTTTACCAATTTAGTCCCAATATCCTTTTTTGCTTCCGCAGCTATTATGCAAGTCCCTGCTGGTATAATATCGACTAAGTTAGGGATGAAAAAGACTTACACATTAGGTCTGATAATAATGGGCATCGGGGACTCCCTTATAGGTCTCTCCCCGAACATTTATACGGTCTTAGCTTTTTATGCAATGACAGGCTTCGGAGCTTCCTTTTTCTTTTCCTCAGCAGGGGGTACATTAGCGGTGGTAAATGAAGGTAAGGTAGCTACTGTTCTAGGCCTTTATAATGCTATGTTTGCTGTGGGAGGGATAATAGGACTTAATTGGGGTTTTCTGGACGCTTTATTAGGATTTAGCTATGCGTCCTTATTTTTGGGTGCTGTGACAGTAGTTATGGGATTTCTCAACTGGTTTTCTGTATATCCAAATAATAAGCCTGACTTTAGAGTGATTAAGGACTTAAGAGTGGTAGTTATAGCTTTAGCTACTTCTGGTGTATGGGGTGCGTATTACGTAGTAAGTGAGTACTTCCCCTCTTTTACATACTATGTATTAGGAAAATCCGCTATACTTACTGGGTCTGTGTCTTCCGTGTTACTGCTTTCATCTGTCTTAGGAGGGACGTTAACCGGGCTTTTTGAAAACAAGGACAAAGTTAAAGGGATTGTATTTACGGGCATCCTAGGTGTCCTACCATCTATTTTGCTCTACACTGACTTCTATGAAATAGGGCTCTTTATCATGGGACTATTCAACGAGCTATGCATCTCGATCATATATTCGTTAGTAGTAAACTTCGTTAAAAGTCAGAATTCTTCTCTATCACTTGCTGTAGTTAACGCGATACAAATAGGTGTTGGTATGAATGAACTACTATTACCCTCAATCACCGGTTTTTACGTCTGGGTCGCTGTATCTATAGTATCTATAATACCTCTTCTTTTACTACTAGTTGTATGGAGATAA